In Bacillota bacterium, the following proteins share a genomic window:
- a CDS encoding ATP-binding protein encodes MTRGLFPLGGPVGAEDLVGRNDLLNSLVARLSEGQSVMLAGPRRIGKTSLAHEALRRVKKQGFYTASVDFFRFSSKREFATNLIDAGLENRTGIAKTLSALGDKARLLTGGAHLAFKLHDLEFSLGFPDKRTENELLDYALCLPGILAQRDNKPMVVMMDEFQEAARATNDPEIFKKMRANFQHQKKVAYLFLGSKEGMMQTLFSGRQEAFYRFATMLPIPGIKEDEWIPYIISKFASRQIEASESTVRAIVRLAGSHPQDTMFLCSEVYYTLLETGNSVLNQEYIDLGYNRALLALAPVFDGMIEDANNQPHARQVLNRLALDENPYGESLHPNQVKRAVDYLISKAVIQKTARGSYSFIEPMFKDYLLKACY; translated from the coding sequence ATGACTAGAGGGTTGTTTCCCCTAGGTGGACCGGTAGGAGCGGAAGATTTGGTGGGCAGGAACGATTTGCTTAATTCCTTGGTGGCTCGTTTATCGGAGGGACAGAGCGTCATGCTGGCTGGTCCGCGTCGGATAGGGAAGACCTCATTGGCTCACGAAGCCTTACGACGGGTGAAAAAACAAGGGTTTTATACGGCCTCGGTTGACTTTTTCCGTTTCTCCAGCAAAAGAGAGTTCGCTACTAATTTGATCGATGCTGGTCTAGAAAATCGCACAGGTATTGCTAAAACCTTGTCTGCATTGGGGGATAAAGCGAGGTTATTAACCGGTGGGGCTCACTTAGCCTTCAAGCTACATGACCTGGAGTTCTCCTTAGGCTTTCCCGACAAGCGAACAGAGAATGAATTGTTGGATTATGCTTTGTGCCTTCCCGGGATACTGGCCCAGCGTGACAACAAACCAATGGTGGTAATGATGGACGAATTTCAGGAGGCAGCTCGCGCAACAAACGATCCAGAAATATTCAAAAAGATGCGTGCCAATTTTCAACACCAGAAGAAAGTCGCGTACCTTTTCCTGGGTTCGAAAGAAGGAATGATGCAGACGCTTTTTAGTGGACGGCAAGAAGCTTTTTATCGTTTTGCCACCATGCTACCTATACCAGGGATAAAAGAAGATGAGTGGATTCCGTACATTATAAGTAAGTTTGCATCCCGACAAATTGAGGCATCGGAGTCCACAGTCAGAGCCATTGTACGTTTGGCAGGGAGCCATCCCCAGGATACCATGTTTCTTTGCTCAGAAGTATATTATACTCTTTTAGAAACGGGCAACTCTGTCCTTAACCAAGAATACATCGACCTTGGTTATAACCGAGCATTGTTGGCCCTAGCTCCAGTTTTTGATGGCATGATAGAAGACGCCAATAACCAACCCCATGCCCGTCAAGTTCTAAACAGGCTGGCTCTAGACGAAAATCCCTACGGAGAAAGCCTTCATCCTAATCAAGTGAAGCGGGCTGTTGACTACTTAATAAGCAAAGCTGTGATTCAAAAAACGGCGCGAGGAAGTTACTCTTTTATCGAGCCAATGTTCAAGGACTATTTGCTGAAAGCTTGTTACTAA